Within the Magnetococcales bacterium genome, the region ATCCGCCGGGGCGCCTCAGGGACCGTCATGGCCATTCCCCACCAATGCGTCATGCCAGGGGGCAAGTCGTTGTCGCAGACCTTCGCGGCCTCGCGCCAGAAGCGACGCCATGGCCTCCTCGCCGATATGCATGACCGACGCCGCTTCGCCGACATGCAATCCCAACATGTTGACAAGTACCAGAGCGGTCCGTTGCCGCAACGGCAGCAGGGCCAGCGCCTGGTCGAGGATTTTTCTGCGCTCCGACTGTTCGTACAGGGCCAAAGGCGACGCACTGGAAGGGGCGGGAAGGGACGCGATCTCTTCGTCGATCCATGCACCCTCCTCCATCCGGCGCTGGTACGCACGGAGACGATCGATGCACAGGTTATGGACAACACGGAACAACCAGGTGCCGATTCGTGCTTCCCCGGTCCAGCAGGATGACTGTCGCCACAGCCGAATGAACGCCTCCTGAGCCACCTCTTCCGCCTCCTGATGTTGGCCCAACATTCGTTTGGCCAACAACAATACCCGTCCCAACTGACGATCGACCACTTGTCTCCAGGCGGTTGCATCATTGGCCGCCACCCGTGTCATGATCAAGGCATCCGCCCGAAGTGCGTCATCGTCGGTATTTTTATTCCGGGGCATACGTTTTTCTTGTGGACGCCGTTATCGTGGCTAATCGTGACGCCCCCTGCGGTTTCAATTTCATGGATGGGTTGGAAATTGTTTCTCTTTCCCGGACCCATCCATGGAACGAAAAGCGATATCGATCCGGATCATCACCTATCGCATACCGAATGGTTGCCGGCATCCGGGACGCATCCCTGGATCGCCGAAGGCCACCGTTGCTTCGTTTCCCTGGCCCATGGTCGCGGCAAGGGGTGGAGGAACAAAATCCACGAATTCCGTTTTGGACAACCGTCCATCTCCATCCCGATCCATGATGGCCCACATGCGGCCATGTCCCATGCCCCGGCCAAACCGGGGAAAAGCAAACCGTTCATCAATCGTCAAA harbors:
- a CDS encoding sigma-70 family RNA polymerase sigma factor — protein: MPRNKNTDDDALRADALIMTRVAANDATAWRQVVDRQLGRVLLLAKRMLGQHQEAEEVAQEAFIRLWRQSSCWTGEARIGTWLFRVVHNLCIDRLRAYQRRMEEGAWIDEEIASLPAPSSASPLALYEQSERRKILDQALALLPLRQRTALVLVNMLGLHVGEAASVMHIGEEAMASLLARGREGLRQRLAPWHDALVGNGHDGP
- a CDS encoding EF-hand domain-containing protein encodes the protein MNIKRFFGTFGTLALILPVPGMLQSAPVDPNPVAWACPRNCDINRDKTVTRDEVITMRTQRFTMADRNGDGYLTIDERFAFPRFGRGMGHGRMWAIMDRDGDGRLSKTEFVDFVPPPLAATMGQGNEATVAFGDPGMRPGCRQPFGMR